The Pan troglodytes isolate AG18354 chromosome 19, NHGRI_mPanTro3-v2.0_pri, whole genome shotgun sequence region CCCTGCAGGTATTTAGATCAGTGGTAGATGAGGCAGAGAGGTCAGCTCTCAGGGACAATCTTTAAGGGCGCCTATGTCCCTCACAGGCCCCTGACTTGAAATTCTAGCACGCAGACGCCTCTGGAAAGGTCCCCACCCCATAGGCACAGGCTCCCTGTGGGGTGATGTGGCAGGGGTGTTGAAGGATGAGGGATAGAAGGGTCCTCAGCACTGCCATCCTTCACTCTCAGAGGAAGGGCCCAGGGGCCATCTGCTTATGTTGACAAAATAAAACATGCGCGGTGGGCTgttgacaaaataaaaacatgcgCGGTGGGCTGTCAGAAGAACCATGTCCAGCCATCTTTTTTCTGAGTGCAGATTTATAGGAAATTACGCTATTTTCTTACCTGTGTTTCCAGCCATCTCACAGCATCTAATGTGATGCCACAGCCATGGTTTTAGAGGCTCAGTTTTTCTATTAAGGGTTTTTTCAGGCATCCTCATGTAAAAGGAAATACAGAAAGTGGTTCTCACTTTCAGTTGATCTCATTGCAGAATAAACAATTGTCATATAAAtgtagctgggtacagtggctcagacctctaattccagccactcaggaggctatggctggaggatcacttgagcccaggagtttgagaccttgctgggcaacacagtgagacctcgtctcttttttttttttttttgagacggagtctcactctgtcgcccaggctctgcagtggctccatcttggctcactacaacctccatgcctcccaggatcaagcgattttcctccctcagcctcccgagtagctgggattacaggtgcgccccaccacaccaggctaatttttgtgtttttagtagagagggggtttcgccatgttggctagactggcgactttgtttcttaaaaaaaaaaggggctgggtgcagtggctgacacgtgtaatcccagcacttcaggaggctgaggcaggctggtcacctgaggtcaggagttcgagaccagtctggccaacatggtgaaacccccgtctctactaaaaatacaaaaattagccaggcgtggtagtgcacacctgtaatcacagctactcaggaggctgcggcaagagaatcacttgaacccgggaggcagaggttacagcgagacaagattgcaccactggactccagcctgggcggcggaggtgagactccatctcaaaaaaaaaaaaaaaatgcaaccagTGTATATTTCATCATCCTATCTCTGTGAGCTTGTTATACACaaaagttttctgtttgtttcatgCAAAGTAGGCCAAAAAAGTTTACAGATTTTCCACATGGGAAAATCATGGAGAGATTGTTTACATAAATCCCACAGTTCAAGGGCAGAaagaggaatggaaagaggagttaGAATTGAATTCTGCTTACGTTTTGTTAGTGTTTCATTTTATTGGCCTCACTTTGCCCTTTAGATGGACTCCTGCTGTGTGTGATGGAGATTTCATAAGAGGGAGGTCACCCAGGGTCACTAATGTCAAATCTCCTGCAGGGGAAGAAAAGTTCCTGTGGCCACCTGTGTCTTTTCAGTGTCTTACTTCGTTTGTCTGCAGGTGAAATTGCTCAAATAATGGAGCAAGGTGACCTCTCAGTGAGAGATGCTGCCGTCGACACTCTGTAAGTGGCTTCTCTGGGGAGAGTCCTCTGGGGGGCAGGACCTCTCGTCAGCCCTGCCAGCCACCTGCCAGGCCCAGGGCTGCCCTGCTTTATGACGAGGCCATGTGAAGCACTGCGATGCAGTCCCCCAGGCCCCTGCCACAACCCTCAGCCACCCTATAGCTGTTGAATGGGATACCATTCACCAGGGCTGCCAGGGAGTTGAAGGCTTGGCGGGCTTCCATGGTGTGATTGCCACCCTAAACCCTTGAGGAAGGACAGAATGCACAAACAGCTTTGTCCTCGCTGGCGCAGGGCTGTTCATGTGTGCACCAGCCCCCTTCTTCCTGAGTGCCGTCTGTGCCTCACATTCCGTGTGGTCTATGGGGCAGTGGGGCAGCTCCCTCAGGCCCCTTTGCACCAAGAGTGGCAGTCTGGGTTCTGCTGGGGGCGGTGACCTCGATACCCAGCAAGGCCCAGGGCTCCTGCTGCACCCCAGGCACTGGGCAGAGAGCACCACAAAGGCAGTGGCGTGTGTCCTCGCCAACAGTCTGCATCCCAGGTGCTGCATTCGTGCCCTTTTGGGGGAAGGTAAGATAGAAGTTTACAGAATTTAAGCATCtgtggggccaggcgtggtggctcacacctataatcacagtactttgggaggctgaggtaggaggatcgcttgagtccaggaggctggggctgtagtgagctatgattgtgccactgcactccagcctgagagacagaataagaccctgtctccaaaagaaaaagaccATAAGCATCTGGAGCACCTGCAAGAGCCTGTGCATGGGCTCGGCGTGACTGAGAGTCCTCCGCCTGGCCCGAGCATCAGGCAGGCCCTCCCGAGACCCCTCAAGATGCTAGAATGGGACTTTCTGCAAAGTTTAAACATCTGTACAGGATTTAGCTTCTTTGGTGGCAAACTTGGATTGTGATGCCCTCAGGAAGTCTGGTTTCACTCTTTCTGTCACTGTACGTCGGCATTCATGAAGGACTTGTATTTTCTCTGCCTGGTGAGGTTTGGAGACTTGAAGGAGGACAAGGTGACGCGCCATGATGGAGCCAGCTCGGACGGGCACCTGGCACACATCTTCAGACATGCGGCCAAGGAGCTGTTCAACGAGGATGTGGAGGAGGTCACTTACCGAGCCCTGAGGTGTGGGGCAGCATCCACAGCCTGTCTGTGCCTGTGGTTAGCACGTGTGCATGGTGTGCCTGTATGGATCTGTGCATGTGGCAGTTCTATGTATGGAGTTTACACTAGTGAAAATCAAAAGGACTTTTTTGTGTTTATTCAGACCTTTTATTTTGCTGACATTCCAAACTTACATTAGAAAGtgttcttggccgggtgcggtggctcgtgcctgtaatcccagcactttgggaggccgaggcgagcggatcatgaggtcaggagatcgagaccatcctggctaacacggtgaaaccctatctctactaaaaatacaaaaaattagctgagcgtggtggtgggcgcctgtagtcccagctactcgggaagctgaggcaggagaatggcgtgaacccgggaggcagaggttgcagtgagccaagatggtgccactgcactccagcctgggcaacagagcaagactccgtctcaaaaaaaaaaagaaagtgttcttAAGTCACAGATAAATGACTTGATGGATCAAAATTCTCTGTGTTCATTTTGTAGAAACAAAGACTTCCAAGAGGTCACCCTTGAGAAGAACGGAGAGGTGGTGTTACGCTTTGCTGCAGCCTATGGCTTTCGAAACATCCAGAACATGATCCTGAAGCTTAAGAAGGGCAAGTTCCCATTCCACTTTGTGGAGGTCCTCGCCTGTGCTGGAGGTGAGGCGCCAAGAGCAGcacctggctctgtctcccacgGGTGCTCAGGCCACACTGGTCCTGCAGCTGCCAGAGAGATGGTGCTCTTGGCCACCCAGAGCCTCTCTCAGCCCTGAGAGCTTTGTAGGGTATGGATGCTCCCGTGGGGCTTGTGCTGGGACATTCTAGGCTCCATTGGTTTTGCTCTTTTCCTCACCCCACGTAGCATGTGGGCATTCTCTTGGGGACGTGCCCTCAGGAGCCCCAACATGGCACCAGGTGAGAGTCAGCCCGTGGCGGCTGGCTTAGAGAACAAATCACAAGAGTTGAGGCTGCCCTGCCTAGGAGAAACACCCCTGCCCCGTGCCAGGCACCAAGGATGAGCCTTCTCTGTCCTGAGTGATGGGAGAGAGCAGTGAGAGGTGGAAGCGGGAAGGGGTGTGACCCAGCCTGGGCCTGAGGGGCTCCCTTGTTGCGTGGAGGGAGGGTGGGCCACTGTGGGCTGCGATCATCCAGACAAGTGAGGAAGGATCCCCACCTGGGGCAGGGGGAGTGAGAGGATGAGAGGAGGCCAGGACACGGTGGGGGTCTCCGGGAGGGACTTGCTGAGGGTGTGTCAGGGAAGAAGGGGACCCTCTGCCCCTGACCCATGGTGGGGAACTGAGGACCTTTGTGCCATTGTGAGTCGGGGGGGCACCACGAGGGACTCGAGTGGAAATGCCGGGTGCAGGTCAGTTGGAGGAGCGGCTCCACTGATGTTAGACAAATGGGACAAGGTGTGAAGCCACAGGATGGGAGGGGCCcttgggcagggcacagacaagggtgtgtcctTCAACACAAAGGATCTCGTAGAGGAGGGGAGGCCCCAGCCAGCACTGACAAGAGGAAGGTGAGGGCAGAGAGGCGAGCATGTGGCCTTGGAGGCCTCACCGAGCATTCCAGGGGCACGGAAGGGTCAGTCCCACAGCTGGGCTGAGGAGCAGCCGGGAGGTGGGCCGTGAAGCAGGGCCTCTGGGAGGGCCTCTGTGTGCAAGCGGGTGGAGCTGGGGCCTGAGGAAGGAGAAGGTGCAAGCCCAGCCCCCTGGGAAAGTGGAGGTTGGAGACCAGCTGGGGTGCCACCCTGGAACCCATGGGGAGTGAGGTTTAACCAGGGAAATTTGCTCCAGATTGTTTTAAATGAACTCTTACACTACTAAGAGTGACATCATCTAACACGTTGGAGAGTAAGTAGCATTAATAGATAGGAGACACATTTTTACTCAGGCCAGTGTTGGGTGTGTGGGCTCATGGCTGGGCTCACAGCTTAGCTGCCTCCGGTGCAGCCTCCAGGCAGGGCCCAGCACACTAACACGTGTGGTGCAGGCAGGAGTGGTTTAACTGCTTGTTCACAATTCCTGTGCTATCCTGGTTTTGCCAAATTCCAAGAGAAGTTGGAAATCGGGATTTGCATATGAAGCCACCCAGTTCTAAAAGGTTGGCAACTTAGGTTTTAGGTAAAACCATTTTATGGGTGATGTAAATGGGTAAGAATGAGAGGCACACgggtccaggcacggtggctcacgcctgtaatcccagcactttgggaggccgaggtggtcagattacctgaggtcaggagtttgagaccagcctggccaacatggtaaaaccctgtctctactaaaaatatgaaaattagccgggcatggtggcacacacctgtaaccccaggtacttgggagactgaggcgggagaatcgcttgagcccaggagatggaggttgcagtgagccgagattgggccactgcactccagcctgaccaatgGAGAGAGACTCTGtggcggaaaaaaaaaaaaagaatgagaggcaCACGGGGCTGTGAGTCTGGGATCAGTGTCCCTGACAGCCTTGAGGAAGACCCTGGCCTGTGCAGCCAGCCCTAGCCTTAGGCCACACAACATTCCACGTCCCCTTTATTCCTCTCCTGCTTCCAAACTCTTCCCTGTGAGGCAAAACTTCCTTAAGACTAtcccggctgggtgtggtggctcatgccagtagtcccagctcgAAGTAGGATtgccacttgaagccaggagttcaagaccagcctgagcaacatagcgacaCCCGCCCCTAccccccaatctctacaaaaaatttaaaaatcagccgggcaaggtggtgtgtgtctgtagttctagctgctcaggaggctaaggcagaaagatcgcctgagcccagatAAACTTACCTGTGTTTATCTTTCAGGATGCTTAAATGGCAGAGGCCAAGCCCAGACTCCAGACGGACATGCGGATAAGGCCCTGCTGCGGCAGATGGAAGGCATTTACGCTGACATCCCTGTGCGGCGTCCAGAGTCCAGTGCACACGTGCAGGAGCTGTACCAGGAGTGGCTGGAGGGGATCAACTCCCCCAAGGCCCGAGAGGTGCTGCATACCACGTACCAGAGCCAGGAGCGTGGCGCACACAGCCTGGACATCAAGTGGTGAAGTGAGGCCAGGGCCTTCCAGCTGCTCTTGGGGCCAGAGCCAAGAGCCTCTCAGTAGAGGGAGGGGCTGCCCTGAGTGGAGTATTAAAGACACTTAAGAAAACCGCTCAATGGGTTACTTTGGTTTCTCCGAGTTCCCTGCTACCCCATTCATTGGAGGCCCCTCAGGCAGTTTCATGTGGTGCTATCTTCATAATAGGTGTGGGattggaacttttttttcttttttttttttgagacggagtctcactctgtcacccaggctggagtgcaatggtgcaatctcagctcactgcaacctctgcctcccgggttcaagcgattctcttgccccagcctcccgagtagctgggactacacgcgccatgcccagctaatttttgtatttttagtagagatggggtttcactatgttggccaggctggattgaattcctgacctgatccacccgccttggcctcccaaagtgccaggactgcaggcgtgagccacggtgcccggcagATTGGAACGTTTTAACATGGGAGGAGCACCTCCCCAGTTTATCCCTTCATCCTAAGATTGTGAAAAAGTCCCAAAGAGTGGGAATGGAGACAGACGACTGTATTttaggtttaaaaagaaaaatccagaaaGTGTCCTGTGAAGAGCTAGGACCCCCAGAGGTTCTAACGCACATGACTTGGAGGTGATTTGATGTGGGAgtgagggcagagggtggggtgGCTGTGCCTGTGGACTCCTGTGGCCCTGGGGTTGTTAGGGCAGGCAGTCCACAGTCCCAGATCCCTGCCCATTTTGGCTCTTTCTTTTACCCACTcatattttccttgaaaatgttTTTGCCAGAACATTAATAACTGTCAGCCTTTTAGAATCAGGAGACTTACATACAAATCTGAATTTTCAGCTTTTAGAAAAACTGTAGTTTCTGACAACAGTAGGCCCCATTCCTCACAGCCAGTCACCACCCTCCTCCCATTCCTCACAGCCAGTCACCACCCTCCTGGACCATACTCAGGGCCCTGGAGGCCTGGCAACCCAGGCCCCAACTCAAACTTGTACATTCAGTCTTTCAGTCGGACTCGCATTGGGGCAAGGGTGACAGACACGAGAATGGAAAATTGAGAAGGCTGCCCGCACAAGCTGGGTGGGTGCAGGGGGCCCCAGCTCATCATCAGCACCGTCGTGGGGTGGGAGTCGGGGGTAAAGGTTCCGTCTGACCCTGAGGGGTTGAGGATGCTCAGGTGGTCCAGCCTCCCGCAGAACACTTCCCTGTCACCCTTGGCAGACAGGTTTCTTCTCACACGGCCCTGGCCCATCCACTCGCCATGAAGCCCTCTGTGCTCAGGGTGATGGAGCCCCCTCCATTCTGGCACTGCACTGTGGGCGTGAGcttgccttaaaaagaaaggagaggccaggcacggtggctcgtgccctatgatcccagcacactgggaggccaaggtgggaggattgctggagtccaggagtttctACAttggagactccgtctctacaaatttttttttttttttgagacagagtctcactttgtcacccaggctggagttcagtggcgtgatctcggctcacagcaacctccgcctcctgggttcaagcgattctcctgcctcagcctctggagtagctgggattacaggcgcgcgccaccgcgcctggctaattgtattcTTAGTtgagacgggtttcgccatgttgatcgGGCCGGTCAGGCtggaatttctgacctcaggtgatccgacaacctcaggtgatccgaccacctcagcctcccaaaatgctgggattacaggcgtgagccactgcacctggcaaaaaattttttttaaaaaaggagaaagcagTTTAACCACAAACAGTGAAACAGAGCTGGCAGACGCCTGAAACTCCATGGAACCATGCAGCTGTACCCTAGGGCTCCTCCCAGGAAAAGAGAGATGTCAACGTGGCCCGAGGTGTCCTGAAGCACTGGGATTGGATTAACTCGAGCGATGGCCTTCCCAGCCCTCCGTGCTGCAGAGCCTCTGCTCGCTAGGCTGCCTTCATCTCACTCTGTGTGCTGTGCCTGTGCACCTGTCTTGTCAATAACTGCATATATTGTGTTGCGTTGCCTGTCTTGCTGGATAACTGCATATATTGTGTTCAGTTGtgtatttgttttgctttcagtCTATATACAGTTGGGTTTCCAACCTCTGATTCTGGAATAAACAGTTGCAGCGTGTCTGAGTGAATGGTTGAGTGAGCCGAGCCACCTGCTGCCCCAGCAGGGCCACATCTTGTGGTGTGTTGCCGTCCTCACCGCGGCCACGCCAGGTGGACTTGCCCTGTGCTTTCTGAGCCGCCACCTGGTGTGGAGTCAGGAGAGTCCTCTGTCTCCCTCCAGGAAGCTGCTCACCAGGCCTAGAACACCAGAAGTCGGTAGAGGGCCACCCTCGTCCAGCTACAGTGAAGAGATCACCTCCTGCAGTAACCACTGCGCAGGGCACCACAGC contains the following coding sequences:
- the NARF gene encoding nuclear prelamin A recognition factor isoform X3: MLTSACPGWVRYAERVLGRPITAHLCTAKSPQQVMGSLVKDYFARQQNLSPEKIFHVIVAPCYDKKLEALQESLPPALHGSRGADCVLTSGEIAQIMEQGDLSVRDAAVDTLFGDLKEDKVTRHDGASSDGHLAHIFRHAAKELFNEDVEEVTYRALRNKDFQEVTLEKNGEVVLRFAAAYGFRNIQNMILKLKKGKFPFHFVEVLACAGGCLNGRGQAQTPDGHADKALLRQMEGIYADIPVRRPESSAHVQELYQEWLEGINSPKAREVLHTTYQSQERGAHSLDIKW
- the NARF gene encoding nuclear prelamin A recognition factor isoform X4, which encodes MGSLVKDYFARQQNLSPEKIFHVIVAPCYDKKLEALQESLPPALHGSRGADCVLTSGEIAQIMEQGDLSVRDAAVDTLFGDLKEDKVTRHDGASSDGHLAHIFRHAAKELFNEDVEEVTYRALRNKDFQEVTLEKNGEVVLRFAAAYGFRNIQNMILKLKKGKFPFHFVEVLACAGGCLNGRGQAQTPDGHADKALLRQMEGIYADIPVRRPESSAHVQELYQEWLEGINSPKAREVLHTTYQSQERGAHSLDIKW